From Fusobacterium perfoetens:
CCTTCGTGATTGCTACGAACTCCATTGTGTCTGGTACAAGAAAAGACTTGTCCGTGTGGGAGCAGTACATTGATTGTATGATGAATGGCTTATCCATTCGTAAGACTGCTGTTGCTTGTGGGATTCACAGAAACACCGCATTCCTTTGGAGACACAAGATTTTGGATGCACTTCAGAATATGGCAGACGATGTTACCCTTGACGGCATTATTGAGGCTGACGAAACTTTTTTCGCCATCTCGTACAAGGGCAATCATAGCAAGAGTAAGACATTTGCTATGCCACGCAAGGCTCATAAGCGTGGTCATTCTACACATATCAGAGGCTTGTCCCAAGAAAAGGTATGTGTTCCTTGTGCGGTTAATAGGAATGGCTTGTCTATCTCCAAGATTACGAATACTGGTAGAGTTTCTACAAGAGATTTACATCATATTTATGATGGTAGGATTAAGACCAATTCCACTCTTGTTACGGACAAGATGAACTCCTATGTGAGATTTACAAATGCCAATGGCATTGACC
This genomic window contains:
- a CDS encoding IS1595-like element ISSag10 family transposase → MPTIKDALDIIGKLTVAEQESLKTMLLSPAFVKSLNIEDFVAKERFANGRVCPLCGCIHVVRNGHRKDGTQRYVCKDCGKSFVIATNSIVSGTRKDLSVWEQYIDCMMNGLSIRKTAVACGIHRNTAFLWRHKILDALQNMADDVTLDGIIEADETFFAISYKGNHSKSKTFAMPRKAHKRGHSTHIRGLSQEKVCVPCAVNRNGLSISKITNTGRVSTRDLHHIYDGRIKTNSTLVTDKMNSYVRFTNANGIDLVQLKTGKAKKGIYNIQHINSYHSQLKRFMRGFNGVSTKYLNNYLVWNNLVNYAKESDMEKRNIFLTFVLATLKTAKCRDLSNRPAVPLVA